From one Dysidea avara chromosome 9, odDysAvar1.4, whole genome shotgun sequence genomic stretch:
- the LOC136265591 gene encoding ATP-binding cassette sub-family C member 4-like isoform X3 translates to MKPRLWFALFRCLKWQILLHGFLCAVKFIPIMAIPVLLGYLSQFFCEKKALEELSLVRNDNDSEVFASEETTISRNAYLYATGLMLVMLCFAVQYTWVYYWSDKIGMTSRIIMTGAIYRKVLCLSHSTIGQLSIGHIVNLASNDVQRFNQGFEYIHELWLVPILILSFTYLLWREIGPSCLVGIFLVVFQSPVQYICARLYTKWRLKSARVTDKRVRVMNEIISGMRLIKMYAWEWAIHEYVKKIRKKESNIITQASMIRAVNLVVFYTSTNLLNFVTFSTYAGLGNTLTPKKVFSVIFIFSTIRIYCIYFLVLAILTLSEMKVAIRRIENLLLLPELDDTITGTDSDPVNTTSRSCSPNESPLKLVNEEVTNDSGRGSFSNEVTPRVIVNNLTASWTHDREKVVLKHINFRVDQSRRLLVVVGPVGSGKSSILQCLLKELETSDGSVDIEGSISYASQDPWIFSGTIKQNILFGQDYDEAWYKRVVECCCLVKDINEMPFGDETLIGERGVNLSGGQKARVNLARAVYRDSDIMLLDDPLSAVDAAVSRCLFDGCICGVLADKLVILVTHQLQYAEHADHILVLKEGCVQGYGNYEELTSSGVDPTELFDDVEDNKKSADIIVQEVVANKSNHKMEMACQKVTECPDPLHEEEMRNRTPLVSDRDASTDSQSKQNTSLSSEASVLSDCDENENVVNVVPEEERAHGTISNRTYFKYIQEGGNTLITIIFILMFILAECSIVAADWWLSEWATQDGSCSPQVENISFNTSTFDLTTHQRIGIYGGIIGVTIFIVLLRAILAFLICLAAARNLHNKMFESILRTQMLFFDTNPVGRILNRFSADTGLLDSALPHLFLHFFTILLRICAIVVVACIANYWLVIPASIIIVAVLIFRSFFLHTSRNIQRLEAISRSPLYSHISATIQGLSTIRAFKEQMSFLNRFHFYQNEHTKGWYMKISTSRWFGIRLDLVGSVFLTIVIFSSIPLADTLDPALVGLAMLYAAFLVGLFQHCIRTSAEVENLMVSVERVMAYGKLESEAELETIPHDKAPPVEWPDKGVIELHNTKFKYATDYPYALKSISFRIESCEKIGIVGRTGAGKSSLLAALFRLAEPEGLFEIDGIQITDIGLHDLRKKISIIPQDPVLFSGTVRYNLDPFNELEDHQLWNALEEVQLKEIISNLENGLESQVSEGGSNFSVGQRQLMCLARALLKRNKILVIDEATANVDLITDGIIQEMIRKKFNHCTILTIAHRLETIMDSDRVLVLSSGKVVEFDTPFNLLQKQQSVFHSMVKRTGPANSERLKEIAATVEQLRIGTSSN, encoded by the exons GTATTGTGTCTATCACACTCCACCATTGGACAGTTATCAATTGGACACATTGTAAACCTTGCTTCCAATGATGTTCAAAGATTTAACCAG GGTTTTGAATATATCCATGAACTATGGCTAGTACCAATTTTGATACTGTCATTTACATACCTATTGTGGAGAGAAATAGGACCAAGTTGTCTAGTTGGGATATTCCTAGTTGTGTTTCAGTCTCCAGTGCAATACATTTGTGCTCGGCTATACACAAAATGGAG GTTAAAATCAGCTAGAGTGACAGACAAGAGAGTGAGAGTGATGAATGAGATCATCAGTGGTATGAGACTGATCAAGATGTATGCCTGGGAGTGGGCAATCCATGAATATGTGAAGAAGATCAGAAA GAAGGAGAGCAACATCATCACTCAAGCTAGTATGATTAGAGCGGTCAACTTGGTGGTTTTCTATACCTCAACTAATTTACTCAACTTTGTCACCTTCTCAACATATGCTGGATTAGGCAATACCCTAACTCCAAAGAAAGTATTTTCGGTCATCTTCATATTTTCCACTATAAGAATTTATTGCATTTACTTTCTTGTACTTGCAATACTAACACTTTCAGAAATGAAGGTTGCGATTCGGAGAATTGAG AACCTACTATTACTACCAGAACTTGATGATACAATAACTGGTACAGATAGTGATCCAGTCAACACAACTAGTAGATCATGTTCTCCTAATGAGTCTCCTCTTAAGTTGGTCAATGAAGAAGTCACTAATGATAGTGGACGCGGATCATTCTCTAATGAAGTTACTCCAAGGGTTATAGTCAATAATCTAACAGCATCCTGGACACAT GATAGAGAGAAAGTTGTTTTAAAACATATCAACTTCAGAGTAGATCAG TCAAGAAGGTTACTGGTAGTAGTTGGTCCAGTGGGATCAGGAAAG TCATCGATATTGCAGTGTCTACTGAAAGAACTAGAAACATCGGATGGGTCAGTAGACATTGAGGGCAGTATATCTTATGCAAGTCAGGACCCATGGATATTTTCTGGAACAATTAAACAAAACATTTTATTTGGACAAGATTATGATGAGGCTTGGTATAAGAGAGTAGTGGAGTGTTGTTGTCTTGTCAAG GACATTAATGAGATGCCATTTGGTGATGAAACTTTGATAGGAGAACGAGGAGTGAACCTTAGTGGTGGTCAGAAGGCTAGAGTGAACCTTGCCAG ggCTGTGTACAGGGACAGTGACATCATGTTGTTGGATGATCCTCTGAGTGCAGTAGATGCTGCAGTGAGCAGATGCCTGTTTGATGG GTGTATATGTGGAGTGTTAGCTGATAAGTTGGTGATCTTAGTGACTCATCAGTTACAATATGCTGAACATGCAGATCATATTCTAGTACTGAAGGAG GGGTGTGTACAAGGATATGGAAATTATGAGGAGTTAACATCAAGTGGTGTTGACCCTACTGAGCTATTTGATGATGTAGAGGATAATAAAAAATCAGCTGATATAATAGTCCAAGAGGTTGTGGCAAacaaaagcaatcataaaatggaAATGGCATGTCAAAAAGTTACTGAGTGTCCGGACCCGTTACACGAAGAGGAAATGAGAAACCGTACACCATTAGTCAGTGATCGTGATGCCAGCACTGACTCACAATCAAAGCAGAATACATCACTATCTTCTGAGGCATCTGTACTGTCCGATTGTGATGAaaatgag AATGTAGTGAATGTTGTACCAGAAGAAGAGAGAGCTCATGGAACTATCTCTAACAGAACTTACTTTAAGTACATCCAGGAGGGTGGAAACACACTGATTACCATTATTTTTATATTAATGTTCATCTTGGCTGAG TGCAGTATTGTTGCAGCAGACTGGTGGTTATCAGAATG GGCTACCCAAGATGGTTCTTGCTCTCCACAAGTTGAAAACATATCATTTAATACATCCACTTTTGACCTTACCACTCACCAAAGAATCGGAATATATGGTGGAATTATTGGAGTCACCATATTCATTGTATTGTTGCGAGCTATACTAGCATTCCTGATATGCCTTGCTGCAGCTCGTAACTTGCACAACAAAATGTTTGAATCAATATTAAGAACACAAATGCTGTTTTTTGACACCAATCCTGTTG GACGTATTTTAAATAGATTTTCAGCTGACACGGGACTGCTAGATAGTGCACTACCTCACCTTTTCCTTCATTTCTTTACG ATATTGTTGAGGATTTGTGCAATTGTAGTCGTTGCCTGTATTGCTAACTACTGGTTGGTGATTCCTGCCAGTATCATCATTGTAGCAGTTTTGATATTTCGCTCTTTCTTCCTTCACACCTCAAGAAATATACAAAGACTTGAAGCAATCT CTCGTAGCCCATTATATTCCCACATTTCTGCTACAATTCAAGGCTTGTCCACCATTAGGGCATTTAAAGAACAGATGAGTTTTCTCAATAGATTTCACTTCTACCAAAATGAGCACACCAAAGGATGGTACATGAAAATTTCTACCTCCCGATGGTTTGGAATCAGACTTGACCTAGTGGGATCAGTTTTCCTTACAATCGTGATTTTTAGCTCAATTCCCCTTGCAGACA CACTTGATCCAGCTTTAGTTGGTCTAGCAATGCTTTATGCAGCATTTCTGGTCGGCTTATTTCAACACTGTATACGTACCAGTGCTGAAGTAGAAAACTTG ATGGTATCAGTGGAGAGAGTCATGGCTTATGGTAAACTAGAAAGTGAAGCAGAGCTGGAAACTATTCCACATGACAAAGCTCCTCCTGTTGAATGGCCTGACAAAGGAGTGATTGAACTTCATAACACTAAATTTAAATATGCCACTGATTATCCCTACGCATTGAAGTCAATATCTTTTAGAATTGAATCATGTGAAAAG ATTGGTATTGTGGGTAGAACTGGAGCTGGCAAGTCTTCATTGTTGGCAGCATTGTTCAGATTAGCAGAACCAGAAGGATTGTTTGAAATTGATGGAATACAAATAACAGACATAGGACTACATGATCTTCGTAAAAAGATATCAATTATTCCACAG GACCCAGTACTGTTCAGTGGAACTGTGAGGTATAACTTGGACCCATTCAATGAACTTGAAGATCACCAACTATGGAATGCATTGGAAGAG GTACAACTGAAGGAGATAATAAGTAATTTGGAGAATGGGTTAGAATCACAAGTGTCTGAAGGTGGTTCTAACTTTAGTGTGGGTCAGCGACAGTTGATGTGTCTAGCAAGAGCACTATTGAAGAGGAACAAGATCCTTGTGATTGATGAAGCAACTGCAAATGTTGACCTAAT AACGGATGGTATAATTCAGGAGATGATCCGCAAGAAATTCAACCATTGTACTATCCTTACTATTGCTCACCGACTGGAAACAATAATGGACTCTGATAGAGTACTG GTTTTATCTTCTGGTAAAGTGGTAGAATTTGATACACCATTCAACCTCCTACAGAAACAACAGTCAGTGTTTCATAGTATGGTAAAGAGAACTGGTCCTGCAAACTCAGAAAGGCTTAAGGAAATTGCTGCAACTGTAGAACAATTAAGAATCGGGACTAGCAGTAATTGA
- the LOC136265591 gene encoding ATP-binding cassette sub-family C member 4-like isoform X4, giving the protein MQYTWVYYWSDKIGMTSRIIMTGAIYRKVLCLSHSTIGQLSIGHIVNLASNDVQRFNQGFEYIHELWLVPILILSFTYLLWREIGPSCLVGIFLVVFQSPVQYICARLYTKWRLKSARVTDKRVRVMNEIISGMRLIKMYAWEWAIHEYVKKIRKKESNIITQASMIRAVNLVVFYTSTNLLNFVTFSTYAGLGNTLTPKKVFSVIFIFSTIRIYCIYFLVLAILTLSEMKVAIRRIENLLLLPELDDTITGTDSDPVNTTSRSCSPNESPLKLVNEEVTNDSGRGSFSNEVTPRVIVNNLTASWTHDREKVVLKHINFRVDQSRRLLVVVGPVGSGKSSILQCLLKELETSDGSVDIEGSISYASQDPWIFSGTIKQNILFGQDYDEAWYKRVVECCCLVKDINEMPFGDETLIGERGVNLSGGQKARVNLARAVYRDSDIMLLDDPLSAVDAAVSRCLFDGCICGVLADKLVILVTHQLQYAEHADHILVLKEGCVQGYGNYEELTSSGVDPTELFDDVEDNKKSADIIVQEVVANKSNHKMEMACQKVTECPDPLHEEEMRNRTPLVSDRDASTDSQSKQNTSLSSEASVLSDCDENENVVNVVPEEERAHGTISNRTYFKYIQEGGNTLITIIFILMFILAECSIVAADWWLSEWATQDGSCSPQVENISFNTSTFDLTTHQRIGIYGGIIGVTIFIVLLRAILAFLICLAAARNLHNKMFESILRTQMLFFDTNPVGRILNRFSADTGLLDSALPHLFLHFFTILLRICAIVVVACIANYWLVIPASIIIVAVLIFRSFFLHTSRNIQRLEAISRSPLYSHISATIQGLSTIRAFKEQMSFLNRFHFYQNEHTKGWYMKISTSRWFGIRLDLVGSVFLTIVIFSSIPLADTLDPALVGLAMLYAAFLVGLFQHCIRTSAEVENLMVSVERVMAYGKLESEAELETIPHDKAPPVEWPDKGVIELHNTKFKYATDYPYALKSISFRIESCEKIGIVGRTGAGKSSLLAALFRLAEPEGLFEIDGIQITDIGLHDLRKKISIIPQDPVLFSGTVRYNLDPFNELEDHQLWNALEEVQLKEIISNLENGLESQVSEGGSNFSVGQRQLMCLARALLKRNKILVIDEATANVDLITDGIIQEMIRKKFNHCTILTIAHRLETIMDSDRVLVLSSGKVVEFDTPFNLLQKQQSVFHSMVKRTGPANSERLKEIAATVEQLRIGTSSN; this is encoded by the exons GTATTGTGTCTATCACACTCCACCATTGGACAGTTATCAATTGGACACATTGTAAACCTTGCTTCCAATGATGTTCAAAGATTTAACCAG GGTTTTGAATATATCCATGAACTATGGCTAGTACCAATTTTGATACTGTCATTTACATACCTATTGTGGAGAGAAATAGGACCAAGTTGTCTAGTTGGGATATTCCTAGTTGTGTTTCAGTCTCCAGTGCAATACATTTGTGCTCGGCTATACACAAAATGGAG GTTAAAATCAGCTAGAGTGACAGACAAGAGAGTGAGAGTGATGAATGAGATCATCAGTGGTATGAGACTGATCAAGATGTATGCCTGGGAGTGGGCAATCCATGAATATGTGAAGAAGATCAGAAA GAAGGAGAGCAACATCATCACTCAAGCTAGTATGATTAGAGCGGTCAACTTGGTGGTTTTCTATACCTCAACTAATTTACTCAACTTTGTCACCTTCTCAACATATGCTGGATTAGGCAATACCCTAACTCCAAAGAAAGTATTTTCGGTCATCTTCATATTTTCCACTATAAGAATTTATTGCATTTACTTTCTTGTACTTGCAATACTAACACTTTCAGAAATGAAGGTTGCGATTCGGAGAATTGAG AACCTACTATTACTACCAGAACTTGATGATACAATAACTGGTACAGATAGTGATCCAGTCAACACAACTAGTAGATCATGTTCTCCTAATGAGTCTCCTCTTAAGTTGGTCAATGAAGAAGTCACTAATGATAGTGGACGCGGATCATTCTCTAATGAAGTTACTCCAAGGGTTATAGTCAATAATCTAACAGCATCCTGGACACAT GATAGAGAGAAAGTTGTTTTAAAACATATCAACTTCAGAGTAGATCAG TCAAGAAGGTTACTGGTAGTAGTTGGTCCAGTGGGATCAGGAAAG TCATCGATATTGCAGTGTCTACTGAAAGAACTAGAAACATCGGATGGGTCAGTAGACATTGAGGGCAGTATATCTTATGCAAGTCAGGACCCATGGATATTTTCTGGAACAATTAAACAAAACATTTTATTTGGACAAGATTATGATGAGGCTTGGTATAAGAGAGTAGTGGAGTGTTGTTGTCTTGTCAAG GACATTAATGAGATGCCATTTGGTGATGAAACTTTGATAGGAGAACGAGGAGTGAACCTTAGTGGTGGTCAGAAGGCTAGAGTGAACCTTGCCAG ggCTGTGTACAGGGACAGTGACATCATGTTGTTGGATGATCCTCTGAGTGCAGTAGATGCTGCAGTGAGCAGATGCCTGTTTGATGG GTGTATATGTGGAGTGTTAGCTGATAAGTTGGTGATCTTAGTGACTCATCAGTTACAATATGCTGAACATGCAGATCATATTCTAGTACTGAAGGAG GGGTGTGTACAAGGATATGGAAATTATGAGGAGTTAACATCAAGTGGTGTTGACCCTACTGAGCTATTTGATGATGTAGAGGATAATAAAAAATCAGCTGATATAATAGTCCAAGAGGTTGTGGCAAacaaaagcaatcataaaatggaAATGGCATGTCAAAAAGTTACTGAGTGTCCGGACCCGTTACACGAAGAGGAAATGAGAAACCGTACACCATTAGTCAGTGATCGTGATGCCAGCACTGACTCACAATCAAAGCAGAATACATCACTATCTTCTGAGGCATCTGTACTGTCCGATTGTGATGAaaatgag AATGTAGTGAATGTTGTACCAGAAGAAGAGAGAGCTCATGGAACTATCTCTAACAGAACTTACTTTAAGTACATCCAGGAGGGTGGAAACACACTGATTACCATTATTTTTATATTAATGTTCATCTTGGCTGAG TGCAGTATTGTTGCAGCAGACTGGTGGTTATCAGAATG GGCTACCCAAGATGGTTCTTGCTCTCCACAAGTTGAAAACATATCATTTAATACATCCACTTTTGACCTTACCACTCACCAAAGAATCGGAATATATGGTGGAATTATTGGAGTCACCATATTCATTGTATTGTTGCGAGCTATACTAGCATTCCTGATATGCCTTGCTGCAGCTCGTAACTTGCACAACAAAATGTTTGAATCAATATTAAGAACACAAATGCTGTTTTTTGACACCAATCCTGTTG GACGTATTTTAAATAGATTTTCAGCTGACACGGGACTGCTAGATAGTGCACTACCTCACCTTTTCCTTCATTTCTTTACG ATATTGTTGAGGATTTGTGCAATTGTAGTCGTTGCCTGTATTGCTAACTACTGGTTGGTGATTCCTGCCAGTATCATCATTGTAGCAGTTTTGATATTTCGCTCTTTCTTCCTTCACACCTCAAGAAATATACAAAGACTTGAAGCAATCT CTCGTAGCCCATTATATTCCCACATTTCTGCTACAATTCAAGGCTTGTCCACCATTAGGGCATTTAAAGAACAGATGAGTTTTCTCAATAGATTTCACTTCTACCAAAATGAGCACACCAAAGGATGGTACATGAAAATTTCTACCTCCCGATGGTTTGGAATCAGACTTGACCTAGTGGGATCAGTTTTCCTTACAATCGTGATTTTTAGCTCAATTCCCCTTGCAGACA CACTTGATCCAGCTTTAGTTGGTCTAGCAATGCTTTATGCAGCATTTCTGGTCGGCTTATTTCAACACTGTATACGTACCAGTGCTGAAGTAGAAAACTTG ATGGTATCAGTGGAGAGAGTCATGGCTTATGGTAAACTAGAAAGTGAAGCAGAGCTGGAAACTATTCCACATGACAAAGCTCCTCCTGTTGAATGGCCTGACAAAGGAGTGATTGAACTTCATAACACTAAATTTAAATATGCCACTGATTATCCCTACGCATTGAAGTCAATATCTTTTAGAATTGAATCATGTGAAAAG ATTGGTATTGTGGGTAGAACTGGAGCTGGCAAGTCTTCATTGTTGGCAGCATTGTTCAGATTAGCAGAACCAGAAGGATTGTTTGAAATTGATGGAATACAAATAACAGACATAGGACTACATGATCTTCGTAAAAAGATATCAATTATTCCACAG GACCCAGTACTGTTCAGTGGAACTGTGAGGTATAACTTGGACCCATTCAATGAACTTGAAGATCACCAACTATGGAATGCATTGGAAGAG GTACAACTGAAGGAGATAATAAGTAATTTGGAGAATGGGTTAGAATCACAAGTGTCTGAAGGTGGTTCTAACTTTAGTGTGGGTCAGCGACAGTTGATGTGTCTAGCAAGAGCACTATTGAAGAGGAACAAGATCCTTGTGATTGATGAAGCAACTGCAAATGTTGACCTAAT AACGGATGGTATAATTCAGGAGATGATCCGCAAGAAATTCAACCATTGTACTATCCTTACTATTGCTCACCGACTGGAAACAATAATGGACTCTGATAGAGTACTG GTTTTATCTTCTGGTAAAGTGGTAGAATTTGATACACCATTCAACCTCCTACAGAAACAACAGTCAGTGTTTCATAGTATGGTAAAGAGAACTGGTCCTGCAAACTCAGAAAGGCTTAAGGAAATTGCTGCAACTGTAGAACAATTAAGAATCGGGACTAGCAGTAATTGA